Genomic window (Danio rerio strain Tuebingen ecotype United States chromosome 24, GRCz12tu, whole genome shotgun sequence):
ttttattatctttattgattatttcacctattttcattatttcaaCTTGTTAGCAttacttttaaatgattttgtcATACAGGactttagttttatttactattcattttaatttgacaTTCTCGTCAGATTTGTATGTTCAGTTGTTCTCTATATTGAATGTAAAAACCTCTTGTTAATGCCTAATACTTACACCAATAAGCttaaatttacaaaacaaaaaaaggttgcGTGTTATTCAACAGGCAAATTAAATTTAAGGCCCTAATAAAGGAAACCAAACATGATTGTTGAAGTCacaagcatgagtttggactACTTATTGGAGAAAACAGGGCTGTATATACCATGAGCAAACTAAATCAGACACAGGTGAGAGTAATTAATGAAGCTAATGAGGTAATCAGGAACCGGGGAACAgttacccatactagtggatgctgctctctcattggctgttggtAATCGCTGatattattttcaatcagaacccATTTCACACGACATGATTTTAAATCGACAGATATTAGAtcgtccagatatttagcatgccaagtATCTCATTGGtgtcggcgattctctcagatcgcgtctttgatagttcacacactgtgtgattgtcactcacgtgaacgagcaccgacagcgatttctcaaaacctgtcagctaGTCAAACTcaagaccttaaaatggttttaaacaattaaacactgcttccaaaataaaacaaataagactttttttttagaagaataaatattatcagacataacgtactgttaaaatttccttgctctgttaaacatcattcggtaaatattttaaatgaatggttTTGACTTCAAATGACACGAATCTGCTTTGTAACTGAAGGTGATGTAACTAGATTTTTTtcctgcatttatatatatatatatatatatatatatatagagagagagagagagagagagagagattttaacaaactttattttgccttttttaaaAAGGAATCAATACACAATCAGTATAAGATCATTGAAAAAATTACAttagcacatttttttttcttttaaaataattcagaAAAAGATAAGTTCTCTCCTATAACAGTACATATCTGTCCATCTGAATCCCAAATATCTTTAAAACCTACAATATTGTCCATCAATCTATAATAATTAAATTCTAGCTGTATTCTAGCCCttattatacatttacatatatatatatatagagagagagagagagagatcactctgtaaaaacttttaaaatatacagttgaagtcagaattattctcccctctttgatttttttaataacagagtaaggaaattttcacagtatgcctgatttttttttcttttggagaaagtcttattagttttatttcagccagaataaaagcaatttttaatttaagaaccattttaaggtcaaaattattagcctccttaagctaattttttttcaatagtctaaagaacaaaccaactttatacaataaattgcctaattacccaacctgcctagttaccctaattaacctagtcaaggctttaaatgtcactttaagctgtagagaagtgtcttgaaaaatatcttgtcaaatattattaactgtcatcatggcaaagataaaataaatctgtttttagagttattaaaactattatgtttagaaatgtgttgaagaaaaatctctccgttaaacagaaattggggaaaaaataaacagggtggctaataattcaagggggctaataattctgacttcaactgtagatatttattattgatttgttcttgccatgaaaatagccttggttgctcacatggcattaaataaaaataaaaaataaaaaaacatccacaCTTGTCTGCCAGCTATACTTCAAATGCAGTCAGCAGGCCGTACTTGTTAACTTAGCCAAACATTCTAGAATAAATTGCATTTCAAGAGATTTGgctacaaaaataattaattctaaAGCAGAAGACAGAAAAGCTTAGATCTTGAGGTCCTTAAAGCTAACCACTGgtaataaaggtaaaaaatacaATGTTAGATTGCtagttatgatgatgattattattattatatagtttttttgcCTAGTCTATGTCAGGTAGCAGCATAAGCAGTCACTGACAGAATGTACCCAAGTTGCGAGCTGGTTACTTTTAAGTCCTGTCAATTTCTGTTCGGTGCATTATAGGTTATTGAAATGCCACATTTTAGTCAGTGAAATTAAAGGAATTTGGCATAGTGTGTGAACCCTTTGGGGAACTATATTATGTATATCAACTATATAACACTTAATTCAAATAATCAAAAAGTACAACCTCTAGCCCCTTTTCCTGCGTTTTGTTGCAGGTGGGGAGCTGTTTGAGCGGATTGTAGATGAGTTTTAATCACGCAGATCCTGGAGGGAATCCCAGTACATGCATGGGGAAAAACATCGTCCACCTGGACGTGAAGCCAGAAAACATTGTCTGTGTGAACGCCGCCGGGACGCTCCTCGAGATCATTGACTTTGTGCTGGCCTGCAAACTGGGTGAGAGATGAAAATTCTTTATATCACCATTTCATCTGCAGCAAAGCGAGTCGATTTGACTGAAGTTATAGTGTCCACTCTTTCACAATACCCTTCAACAGCAGAAATGCCCATTTATTTCCTCCTGTAAATGAGTGTACATATATGTTCAGCCTTTATATTTAAGTAATTTtaactaatatgcaaatgtttatataatttgcTTGCAAAACAAagtaatattttcagtttttgtaGATCTAGTATATGAAActggctttgtttaccaaacaaatggatctaattggatttgcattataaacctggagttattatttttttgttcatgttttgtttagttcctgtactcctaaaatcattccacataaatctgcaaaaaaaaattttatttaaaaaaaaaaataaaaataaaaaaaataatatatatatatatatatatatatatatatatatatatatataaacaatttttttaaaacaaaatggtgTAAAAATAGCAAGAAATGTCCACAGGTTTTGTTAGGCCCTGCTTATGATCTACAATAATATTGCAACTTAAATACTTGAGTCCCAAACCTCTGACACTGTGAAGCGTATTAAAATTcagttatatatataatatgtaaatgtatcaaatgtataaaagcaatgtaaatgtATAAGAGCTCAGTTTTTGATTGGTAATGTGCATTTGTAAGAACTTTTATTTGGACTAGTTTATAGGCAAATTCGCATAGAAAAGTGCAAAGTCCAACCCTCATCAAACCAAttaagtcctttaggcttgtttgaaatctacaggtaagtgtgttgaagcagggctgcggccctccaggaactgagtttgacacccctgccctaaaatATGAAGTATAGATTGATggaagcttatttattcagctttcatttGATGTATAAAtcttaataattcattcatccatccatcatttttcaACTACTTTTCCGGGGActggtcgcgggggcagcagtcttaagagagaaccccagacttcactctccccagacacttccttcgGCAGGATCCAGAGGCTTTCCCAGGCCAGCAGAGAAAccgtccctccagtgtgtcctgggtcttccctgaggcctcctcccggtgggacagatgctcgagccaccttaactgacttctctcaatgtggaagagcagcagctctactctgagctcctcccgggtgacagagctcctcaccccatctataagggtgcgccctgcctcCCTGCGATGGAAACTCATTTCGgacgcttgtatctgagatcttgtccaaaaaaaaataaataaataaatctcatgATTCTTTATGTGGTCCAGAATCACAAATAGTATAAATCACAACAAGAACTCTGTTTTCCTAAatatcactagctatgtttccatccaaaacatgcaaattaactTTGTCCAAAACTGAAACATTGCATAAAAggtgtgcaaataaagcagcgtttccatctaataggtcaaagagaacaaaaccaccacttcctgataaactggcgccaaatattaaaagaaaaattgaAATTTACTGCGGTGGGAGAAGCTGCTTGGATCTTTTCCTTGTTTAATAAATGACTCTCGCCTCAGAAGACGATGCCGACATGCAATGAACACGTGGaacacagacgctcttgacaattctggaagtcattatattaatagtataataatatttaatactggCGTTTTAAAATGACTTTCAGATGTTCAGATATCCATTCACTCAATTTTATCATcgtatgatctcttataacaaaatcacatgccctttttaaatgtgtatactggaatttgttcagtaatagcatttccatcgtagtttatatacgtttatacattttttattgcgCACTTTCAACatttatgcgcataaaaaaataagtataagCATAACCGAGTGGGATAAActttagctacgtttccatccaccttttttattcattcattcattttgcttgtcggcttagtccctttattaatctggggtcgccacagtggaatgaaccaccaacttatccagcaagtttttacgcagcggatgcccttccagccgcaacccatctctgggaaacatttacacacacactcaaacactacggacaatttagcctacccaattcacctgtactgcatgtctttggactgtgggggaaaccagagcacccggaggaaacccacgcgaaggcagggagaacatgcaaactccacacagaaacgccaactgagccgaggttcaaaccagcaatcttcttgctgtgaggcaacagcactacctactgcgccactgcctcgcccaccatttttatgtatattccaaatgcgcataaaaatatctggatggaaacatggctagtGAGATCATGGGAGTGCTTTGCTGTACGAAATCAGTAAATTGCACTTGCAATTCAAACAATTTAAGCAAGTGCAACGTGAGTAGAACATCTGGAGCGGAACATTTTTGCGTCTATCCAAATTAATCATTTTCCAATGAACTGAAAGATTTTTAATTATAGAACATCCCAAACCTCCCTTTCACCAATAAAGAGATCATTTATTGCAAAGTAAAACTGATAATCCGTTATTCACAATGTGCTAAACCTATATACATAGTGTGCAGTTGCTTGATTCCTCATCTGGATTGAGTGTTACGTGGTGTTATAGTTGTGGAAGAGGCACATGAGGTGTCCTTTTGAACATTCCCACTGAATCCAGCTGAGGCTCCCTGATGTTAACGTCTTAAACTCCAGTACCGACTCTCCACACTGATGGCAGGTCCTGAATAGCGTCTTCAAACTGGATTTGTTGGTCCATTTTACTTCCTTATCTTTTTCTTTGGTCACTGACATGGGTTCTGGTGCGCGGACTGACAATGACCTCATTGCTTCCAAGCGCTCTTCCAGTCGCTGTGCAGTCTCTGCTAATTCATCCTTCAAGACACAAAACTATTAGTTGCTATATGTGTAGATTTGAGAAGACATTTAAGCTTGTATCAAAGAGCTGTTTAATGctttgttctgattggctgatgaacattctagtGCAGTTATTTTCAGGTAAACGAACAACTGAAGTAGTTTCAGGCTGGATTTTTCCACGTTATAGTTACACAGCCTACTGTAGACACTAATCAAAATGCTATGAATTAGATGAGCAAAAGTTAATCTGTTTAATAACAAGTTTTATAAAATGTACTaatgttaaagggttaaaatcaAACCTGGAGAATGTCTTATTACAACATCTATAATGTAAAATTCTGAAGTGTGCCTCACAGAGGTGAGTGGGCTTtataaaccacctgtagaaacactcttttcATATGCACCGGACacttaaactccatcttacaaggactCATTAAGGAaaaacaatggctgtttctcattaTGCGTTTTGTGTTCTCGTGTCATCATCATAGTGTcgaagttcagttccaaaactcaagactgcaagaataTTGGACACGTGAAAGTTCCCGGATGCAATCTTGGTATTGAGGATGCATGGATGCAGACCAGAAATCATTGCGGCTAAATAATGGAGGTGGGgaagcattttatatagatttgttAGTAAAATTGAGAGATGTGactgtgaaagtaaacattaccataaacaatcttaataaaggcatagacacattaagggtgtttatttgctgaaattcttaAAATCGGTTTAATTTGTATTGGgaaaagtatatttgtaaggctTTTGTACATGTAATATGTATTAAAAAGGATAAAAACTAATAgctgtataaatgctgtaatgtttacatTTCCGTTAATGCGTGAAGGTCATGCGACCaccaggaagaacgcagcatctcttTTCTCACGGGACACATTCTCTGTTCACGCAGTCTCCCGAGGTAACCTGACAAGAACTGTCTCCATGAGagcgcaagtctgttctctgcattcttggaattgagaaacagccaatgtttaCTTGTGAATGTCCAACAAATCACTACTCAACCCTAAAATACGtcttttgcacaatattgttCTATCTTAAGTTAAAGTACTTGTAAAGTCTCTTAAGTTGTGAATAGTTTAAGTATTTACAGTATAGTATAGCTCCAATATGTTATGTATTGTTTTAAATTGCTCTTACGTCaagtgttttgtttaaatatatatatatatatatatatatatatatatatatatatagatatatatatatatatatatatatatatttttttttttttttttttgtatttttttttttaatgtagcacTGCAAGACATCAATTTGTTCTACTGTATGTAATGACAAAGCCCAACTTGAGCAATGTCTTTAGATATGGTAGCTATAAGCATAATAATAGACTCCAGTCCATtgaattaagctgcggtcacacttgacttttttccccatagacttccattcatacgcacgcgaacgcatcagaccggaaacgcagggtcatgcgtcaagtttcgcaggttgctgcagtgcaaagttcaagcttggtgaactctgacctgcgaaatcgcatcacttgactgtatgaaaccaatcgaggatcaaaacatgacctctctggacagaaatttaaaacatggagcaatcgctcgctttttttttttttttttttttttgtgtatttgtgtttttgacaAAAGGTACAGTACATTTAAAGGTATTCAATTACAAAGGTATtttcgttttttcttttttttgaaccATACATAAATTTGAAAAAGAGACAAATTAACATAATACAAATTTTTTATGAAAaggaaatgcattaaataaaaaaatatattaataataataataataataataaaaatgaaaataaaataaaaataaatttacaaatgaataaatgaattaaataaaaaaaaaggtgggTGGGGGTGGGGTTGGGAATTTATGGTTTGAGGAGTACATTAGTCTCAATATGAATTTTAGAGGGTCCCATGTTTTGAATAATGTTTTGGTTGATCCtctaagaaaatattaaattttttctgttttcaaaaatagcaTTACATCACTAAGCCAAAGTGACAGTTTAGGTGGGATTGGTGATTTCCACTCAATTGCTCgcttttttttatgtctaataatcttgttaattcccgcctcttttcgcagcgccgtacgccAGAATTTcacacgcacaaactctagtgtgttATTTGAAAATAAAGCACACCTGAGGTATCCGACATTGCTGTATCACAACCTCTAGTGTGCATTATTTCCTAATAATTCTACAACTCATTCATTTAATCCTTGCATCTAAAAGCAGCTGCAAACAAATGCACAGTGACTAAATTTGATTATTTGTAACTAAGCATTTATAGTGTATGCATATTTGGTATAGTTAAATTACCACTCCCAATATGTTAGTTTTGTATAAGTTTAAACTGATCTAGCATCCATTgttgtacatttattatttttgtagcaCCGTGGtcctgtatgtccacacatgtagcggaatgacaaAGCCTAACTTAAACATGAACAGTATCTTTAGTTATGGTAGCTATATTATAAGCATAATAATTGACTCCAGTCCATTGAATTATTAGGAAATAAAGCACACCTGAGGTATCCGACATGGCTATATCACAACAGCTGGTGTGCATTATTTTAGAATAATTCAACAACTCATCATTAATTTAATCCTTACATTGCACAGTATGACTAAATTAGTTTCTTGTCAATTTTAACTTGTTCATCTGAAGATGTGACAAGCATGTGCTCAAGTACAAAAATAGATTTAATTGTAAAAGCAACCATCGTGTGTACAGCAAACCCCTGGAAATACTTTTGAAAAAGCATGTGGTAAGATATttgtcaggaaaaaaaaatcctttacacCAACCTTTATTTCATCCCATTGCATTTCGTTTTCTTCATCTGTAGATGATGAACAATGAGGAACAAAACCATACGACTGTGCAGTAGAAGCAATCATGATATCCACACCAGATTCATCCTCCAATTGTTGTTCAGGCTCTTCTTGCTTAATCTATGTGGtagaaaaaaacagtaacatgaGTACCAGCAATAGTCTTTGGTTCTTGAATTGGTGCACTTTATGATATTTTAGTTTACACCCAAATAAAGTATTCATTTTAattcacaaaaatatacaaaaatgggCATTACCACTTGTTAACTGAAtatttacagctgaagtcagaattattagctcccctttgatttttattttattttttttaaatatttcccaaatgatgtataacagcgcaaggatattttcacagtatgtctgataatattttttcttctggaaaaatttttatttgtttcatttcggctagaataaaagcagttattaattttttaaaagccattttaaggacaatattattagcccctttaagctatatatttttcctcatagtctacagaacaagccatcattatacaataacttgcctaattaacttaacctgcctagttaccctaattaacctagttaagcctttaaatgtcactttaagctgtacagaagtgtcttgaaaaatatctaatcaaatattatttactgtcatcatggcaaagataataaaaatcagttattagaaatgagttactaaaattattatgtttagaaatgtgttgaaataatcttctcttcgctaaacagaaattggggaaaaaaataaacagggtggctaataattctgacttcaactgtatattttaaatggaTTCACAATTATTTAGCTGTTTTGGTTTTTAACAGAGTCAGGGCCTAAAATTAAGACTAGTCAATTGACAAATGTGAGATTTAGCATTGGCTTGGAACAGTGATGACCAAAGTAgggcctgtgggccaaagttggcccatggtaacctttggtttggcccaccatcccatctgaataGAAGGAGAATGATGAGTTGGTTGTGGCAAAAACCTTTTGAGAGAAATCATCACTTCAAATTCAACAtaaccttttgttttttgtttaattaaggagctacaaaaaagccaactaaaattaaatgttgtaaataaatctgacTTAATGTAAATACTGCCAGTTGACAGATGCACAAGACATCGGCGAGCAAATTaaggcaaaggcaggagcagcttgactagtgtattctcattgaactccattgtgttataaataggattgtttgtttttactatattaagttcattataaaaagttaaaaataatactgcattattaatttatatgttttaaagcaacgttttcattttaaaatcttagcaaataaattaggaaattacccatggtgaatttaatgtaatacaatttGAAATATTCAActttggcccacagccctcaattaaATTTGGTTTTTGTCCCTTTATAAGAaaacgtttgggcacccctggcatAGAATATTAAACAGAGTTgccttgtatttttattaacatgcCTTAAAATGTGATATGGTATGAAGTAATTGCTTATAATGTGCATGTTAAAATGGCAATGCATATGGCCAGCAAGTCATCAGCCATTGACAAGTGTCTGGAATTTAAATTAAAACCCTGGTCTTGTGTAATCTGCTGGATTGCATTGACTGTAAAATCCGGCACAACCTGACAAAACTAGCATAATCTGCGATTACTTACTGTCTGATATGGAGGATGCTCGTAGCCGAACTCGAGAACTTCAACATTTGCAGATTTGGAATCAGGACCGGGCAGAGTTTCAGAGTCTGACAGCTGGTCCGAACTGAGTGAATCAGTCCATGTTGCCTAACAATATTTTACAAGGAGTTAGATGCAAATACAGATTTTTGTTGAGATATTGTTAATTGAGTGAACAAACCAAGTGTGCATAGTAATTATTACCTCAGATTGCAGCGCAGGCCTTATTGATTTCTGAGGTTGTCTTCTGGGAGGAATGGAGATTGGAGAGATTGAAGAAATGCTGGATCGGTCTTCTGAAAGTTCActaaatgcccttaaataataaaaaaagagaatctGAGAAACATTACTTAGACTATgagtgcccaaaccttttcttataaagggccaaaaaccaaacttaattgagggctgtgggcGGAAATTGAATATACCaaattgtattacattaaatGTGCCATGGATAATTTCCTATTTATTTCCTAAGATTTAAAAAGAACTAGAAAAGTGgctttaaaacatataaattaatGATGCAGTATCATTTTTTGCCTTTTATAATGGAC
Coding sequences:
- the si:ch211-40k21.5 gene encoding uncharacterized protein LOC100332117 isoform 1 (isoform 1 is encoded by transcript variant 1; The RefSeq protein has 2 substitutions compared to this genomic sequence) — encoded protein: MMDHGYALAARMEQIMPIRRNYTNGIRRQRDGEKQINRVNIGIAYSKWKALKEKKGFRNDADVACYLLDRAFSELSEDRSSISSISPISIPPRRQPQKSIRPALQSEATWTDSLSSDQLSDSETLPGPDSKSAKVEVLEFGYEHPPYQTIKQEEPEQQLEDESGVDIMIASTAQSYGFVPHCSSSTDEENEMQWDEIKDELAETAQRLEERLEAMRSLSVRAPKPMSVTKEKDKEVKWTNKSSLKTLFRTCHQCGESVLEFKTLTSGSLSWIQWECSKGHLMCLFHNYNTT
- the si:ch211-40k21.5 gene encoding uncharacterized protein LOC100332117 isoform 2 (isoform 2 is encoded by transcript variant 2; The RefSeq protein has 3 substitutions compared to this genomic sequence): MEAAEQQGSESETEYPKKPRHPAKIKNDQRYNKGRINIGDEIKRWKQLKREKGFKSNIELATYLLDRAFSELSEDRSSISSISPISIPPRRQPQKSIRPALQSEATWTDSLSSDQLSDSETLPGPDSKSAKVEVLEFGYEHPPYQTIKQEEPEQQLEDESGVDIMIASTAQSYGFVPHCSSSTDEENEMQWDEIKDELAETAQRLEERLEAMRSLSVRAPKPMSVTKEKDKEVKWTNKSSLKTLFRTCHQCGESVLEFKTLTSGSLSWIQWECSKGHLMCLFHNYNTT